The Nocardia sp. NBC_01503 sequence CGCCGAGGTCGAAACCGCGAAAGCACAGGTGGCACTGCCCAGCCCATACGCCGGGGCGGTGCTGGAATTACTCGCCGAACCCGGGGATACGGTGCTGGTCGGAGCGCCGCTCATCCGCATCGGCAGTGCGGTCACCGCACAGCAGGTGAATGCCGATGCGAGCGCCGAACGGCTCTACACCGGCGATTCGACCGCCGGTCAGATCGCCGCGGGCACACAAACCCTGGGCCAGCGGCTGACTCAGGACAGCGAATCTCCCACGCGCCAATCGGTACTCGTCGGGTACGGGCCGGACAGTGAACCCGTCTCGCGGCGGGCGCGCTCGGCCGCGGCGAAACTCGCTGTGCCCGTGGGCGAATCGAAGGCCGGGTCGGCCTTCGGGACCGATATGGGGCGGCCCGCAGCCACACCCGGGGCGCGCAAGCTGGCCCGCGAGATCGGGGTCGATCTGGGCGGAGTCGCCGGGAGCGGACCCGAGGGCGCGGTCACCGTGGACGATCTGCGCGTACCGGGAGGGCGTGCGGGCGAACACATTCCGATCCACACCGCACCGCCGGTACCGCCCATGCACACCGCGGCGGGTGCGCGCACCACACCCGCCGAACGCGAAACCCGCACGCCCATAGCCGGAATCCGCAAGCGCACCGCGGCCGCCATGGTCTCCAGCGCACAGCACATTCCACAGGCGAGCACCTTCGTCACCACCGATTTCACCGGGTCCATGGAGCTGCTGGATCATCTGCGCGCCACCCCGACCTTCGCCGGATTGACGCTCACGCCGCTGGCCCTGGTGGCCAAGGCGACCCTGGTCGCGCTGACCGAGTTCCCGGAGCTGAACACCTCCTGGGACGAGGCGAATCAGGAGATCATCACCAAGCACTATGTGAATCTGGGTATCGCGGTCGCCACCGAGCGCGGGCTCATGGTCCCCAACCTGAAAGACGCGCACTCGCACAGCCTTCGGGACCTGTGCCAGGAGATCGGCGATATCGCCCAGACCGCCCGCGGCGGCGGGGCCACCCCCGGCGATCTCACCGGCGGCACCTTCACCATCACCAATGTCGGCGTCTTCGGCGTGGATACCGGTGTGCCCCTGGTGAATCCGGGCGAGGCGGCGATCCTGTGCCTGGGTTCCATCCGCAAACGCCCGTGGGTGCACCGCGATGAACTCGCGGTGCGCTGGGTGACCACCCTCGGGCTCAGCTTCGATCACCGCCTCATCGACGGTGAACAGGGGTCCCGCTTCCTCGCCAGCATCGCCGCCCTACTGGAAGACCCGCTCACTCTGCTGGGGCGCGTCTAGCCCTCCCCCGCCATCCCCCAGCATCTCCCGTCGTCCCGGCATGCTTTTGGCCGGGATCCACACCCCGATGTGCTGCCCTGCACGGTGTGAATCCCGGCCAAGAACGCGTCGGGATGACGGGGAGACTCCCCGCCCATATGACTAGCGGCTAGCCGATCACCAAAGGCTCCGCGGCGGCGCGGATCACGGCGGGAATGGGGACCGGTTTGCGGGTTTCGTCGTCGACGTAGACGTGCACGAAGGTGCCGGTGGCGGCCAGGTCCAGGGAGTCGCCGCTGTCCCGGAAGATGGCCAGATCGTAGGCGATGCTCGAATTGCCCAGGCGGGCAATGCGAATACCGACCTGGAGCTGATCCGGGAAGCTGATCGAGCCCACGAAGGTGCAGGAGGTCTGGGCTACCACGCCGATCGCGGGTAGGTCCCGGATATCGACGCCGGTGGCGTGGATCAGCCACGCGTTCACAGCGGTGTCGAAGTAGCTGTAGTAGGTCACATTGTTGACATGGCCGTAGTGGTCGTTATCCGCCCAACGGGTCGGCACCGGCCACAGCACGGGGTAGTCCAGATCACTCACTGTGCCTATTTTGCCCTCCGTTCCGCTGCTGTGTTATTTGCCCTCCGCTCCGCTACGGGCGGGTTCGCGGCCCTGAAGTCCCGGTTCTTCCCTCCCTCCGGCTCCTCCGCTTCGCTCCCCCGCCTCCGGTCAGTCCAGAACCGGGACGGCCGCGAGCCTTTGGGTGGTTCTCAGGCGGTGCGGTGGGCGGAGGCGTTGCGGTGAGCGCGCGGGCTGATGCCGTGATGGCGCTTGAAGCCGGTGCTCAGGGCGAGGGCACTGGCGTAGCCGACCCGTCGGTCCAGAACCGGGACGGCCGCTCACCTTCGAGTCGTTCTCAGGCGGTGCGCTGGTCGGAGACGTTGCGATGGGCGCGCGGGCTGATGCCGTGATGGCGCTTGAAGGCGGTGCTCAGGGCGAGAGCACTGGCGTAGCCGACCCGTCGGTCCAGAACCGGGACGGCCGCTCACCTTCGAGTCGTTCTCAGGCGGTGCGCTGGTCGGAGGCGTTGCGATGGTCGCGGGGGCTGATGCCGTGATGGCGTTTGAAGGCGGTACTGAGGGCGAAGGCGCTGCCGTAGCCGACGCGGCGGGCAATCGACTCCAGGGTGGCATCGGATTCGTGTAGTAGGTCCGCGGCCAGGGCCAGTCGCCAGTCGGTGAGGAAGGCCATCGGCGGTTCGCCGACCAGTTCGGTGAAGCGGCGGGCCAGCGCGGCGCGGGAGACGCCCACCTCCGAGGCCAGCGAGGCGACGGTCCAGGCGTGCGCCGGGTTGTGTTGCATCAGGCGCAGGGCCTTGCCGACGAGGGGATCACCGTAGGCGTGATACCAGGCGGGGGCGTCCGCGCGGGCGAACCAGGCGCGCAGGGTGGCGATCAGCAGCAGGTCCAGTAGGCGATCCAGCATCGCGCCCTGGGCGGGCAGGTCCTTGGCCGATTCGTCGACCAGCAGATCCAGCACCCGGGAGTCGATTTCGCCGCGGCCGAGCACCGCGATCGGCGGCAGCGCGCGGAGCAGCCGGCGGCTCGCCGCGGACTCCTGCTCGTAGGTGCCGGTGACCAGTACCGTCTGAGCGGCGGCGCTGGTCCCCCAGTTGCGAATGCCCAGGCTGAGGGTTTCACAGAGCACCTCACCGTCGGGGGTGGTGGTGATCTGGCCGGGATGGATGATCGCCTGCGGTTCGGTGCCCGGATCATCGGCGACCGTGTAGTGGTCCGGTCCGCGGAACAGTGCGATATCGCCGGCGCGCAACTGCCGCGGCGGAACGGGCTTACCGCCCTTGGGATCCGGCAGAATCCAGCCGCCACCGCGCACCATGGCCACCAATGTCAGCGGGGCCTCGTCCCGAATCCGCAGGGACCACGGCGGGTCGAATGATGAGCGCATGACGAAAGCCGCCCGCGCACGTGGTCCTTCGAGCAGGCTGGCCAACGCGTCCATGGGTAAGACGATGGCAAATGCCGCTGCGCTTCTCAACCATGTTCGCGCTCACGGTTTCTCGATGTACTTGTGTCATGACGAACAAAGAGACTGTGAACAGCGAAAACACCATTCTGGTGATCGGCGGGACCGGTAAGACCGGCAGCCGGGTGGCGGCCCGATTGACCGCGCTCGGGGTACCGGTGCGCATCGGTTCGCGCACGGCCACAATCCCGTTCGACTGGACGGACCGAGAAACCTGGGGGCCCGCACTGGCCGGCGTCGGCGCGGTGTACCTGTCCTATCAACCGGATCTGGCGGTGCCGGGCGCGGCCGCCGATA is a genomic window containing:
- a CDS encoding acyl-CoA thioesterase; translated protein: MSDLDYPVLWPVPTRWADNDHYGHVNNVTYYSYFDTAVNAWLIHATGVDIRDLPAIGVVAQTSCTFVGSISFPDQLQVGIRIARLGNSSIAYDLAIFRDSGDSLDLAATGTFVHVYVDDETRKPVPIPAVIRAAAEPLVIG
- a CDS encoding AraC family transcriptional regulator; the encoded protein is MDALASLLEGPRARAAFVMRSSFDPPWSLRIRDEAPLTLVAMVRGGGWILPDPKGGKPVPPRQLRAGDIALFRGPDHYTVADDPGTEPQAIIHPGQITTTPDGEVLCETLSLGIRNWGTSAAAQTVLVTGTYEQESAASRRLLRALPPIAVLGRGEIDSRVLDLLVDESAKDLPAQGAMLDRLLDLLLIATLRAWFARADAPAWYHAYGDPLVGKALRLMQHNPAHAWTVASLASEVGVSRAALARRFTELVGEPPMAFLTDWRLALAADLLHESDATLESIARRVGYGSAFALSTAFKRHHGISPRDHRNASDQRTA
- a CDS encoding dihydrolipoamide acetyltransferase family protein codes for the protein MEFALPDLGEGLADAELVSWTVQVGDTVELNQVIAEVETAKAQVALPSPYAGAVLELLAEPGDTVLVGAPLIRIGSAVTAQQVNADASAERLYTGDSTAGQIAAGTQTLGQRLTQDSESPTRQSVLVGYGPDSEPVSRRARSAAAKLAVPVGESKAGSAFGTDMGRPAATPGARKLAREIGVDLGGVAGSGPEGAVTVDDLRVPGGRAGEHIPIHTAPPVPPMHTAAGARTTPAERETRTPIAGIRKRTAAAMVSSAQHIPQASTFVTTDFTGSMELLDHLRATPTFAGLTLTPLALVAKATLVALTEFPELNTSWDEANQEIITKHYVNLGIAVATERGLMVPNLKDAHSHSLRDLCQEIGDIAQTARGGGATPGDLTGGTFTITNVGVFGVDTGVPLVNPGEAAILCLGSIRKRPWVHRDELAVRWVTTLGLSFDHRLIDGEQGSRFLASIAALLEDPLTLLGRV